In bacterium, one DNA window encodes the following:
- a CDS encoding DUF2784 domain-containing protein encodes MIYRALADLVLVLHLAFIIFVVVGGLLALRWRWAPLVHLPAAIWGVFIEVTGGVCPLTPLENALRKAAGASAYAGGFIEHYLVPIIYPAALSHTVQLVLAALVVLANALVYSLVWRRYRRASGRLAA; translated from the coding sequence ATGATCTATCGCGCCTTGGCCGATCTGGTCCTCGTCCTCCATCTCGCGTTCATCATCTTTGTCGTGGTCGGCGGGCTCCTCGCGCTTCGCTGGCGTTGGGCCCCGCTTGTGCACCTCCCGGCTGCGATATGGGGCGTGTTTATCGAGGTGACGGGCGGTGTCTGCCCGCTTACACCCCTGGAGAACGCGCTTCGCAAAGCGGCGGGCGCTTCAGCGTATGCGGGCGGGTTCATCGAGCACTACCTTGTGCCAATCATCTATCCAGCGGCGCTCTCGCACACGGTGCAGCTCGTGCTGGCGGCTCTAGTCGTCCTCGCCAATGCTCTCGTGTACTCGCTTGTCTGGCGGCGGTACAGGCGAGCATCAGGCAGGCTGGCCGCCTAA